A region of the Massilia sp. erpn genome:
GGGCCGGTTGGCACCACGTCGGTATGGCCGGCAAACACCAGCACCGGCTCCGTCGTGCCCTTGCGCGCCCACAGATTGGTCACCTCGCCGGACTGGATGGTTTCGCACTTGAAGCCGAGCGGCTCCAGCAAGTGGATCATCTGCTCCTGGCAGCCCTTGTCTTCGGGGGTGACGGAGGAAAGGCCGATCAGTTTTTCGGTCAGCGCGAGGGTACGGGAAGCGGTCATGGCGGGATTACAGTTTGAAGATCTGGCGGTACTGGGCGTCGGAAAAGCCGACGTGGCAAGTCTCTGCGTTCTGCAGGACGGGACGTTTGATCACGGAGGGGAATTCCAGCATCAGGGCGGCAGCGCTGGCGGCGTCGGTGACGGCAGCCTTGCGCTCGTCCGGCAGGCCGCGCCAGGTCGTGCCTTTCTTGTTGACGAGGATATCCCAGCTCAGATGCTGCAGCCAGGCGTCGACGGTGGCGGACGTCAGACCCTGCTTTTTGAAGTCATGGAAAACGAAGTCCTGCTGCTGGTCGGCCAGCCAGACACGGGCTTTTTTCACCGTGTCGCAATTGGGTATTCCGTAGAGAGTGATCATGGATAGGCAAAGAATAGAGGCGTGGCCGGGCCTCGACCCGGCGAAAGTGCGACATTATAGCTCGCCGAAGCCCTGGGAGTGAGTCAGGGCGCGGCCGCTCAGCTATCGAGCGTGAACTCGGTGAACGAGGTTTCGGCGGCCGGCGCCTTGTGTTCTGGCTCGTTGGCGGGCTTGGCGTCCGGCCCGTTGTTGAGCAGCCAAAGCAGGTTGGTGGCCGAATCGGCGTTGGCCAGGGCTTCTTCCTGGGTGATCGCGCCTTCCTGCACCAGGGCGTACAGCGCCTGCTCGAACGATTGCGAACCGGGCGAGAGGCTTTTTTCCAGCGCTTCCTTGATCTGGCTGATGTCGCCTTTCTCGATCAGTTCCGAGATATAGCGGGTATTCACCATCACTTCCACGGCCGGCGTGCGCGTGCCGCCTTGGGCGGAGCGCAGCAGGCGCTGCGACACGATGGCCTTCACCGTAGACGATAAATCCTGCAGCAGCGCCGCGCGGTTTTCGATGGGATAGAAGCTGATGATGCGGTTCAGCGCGTTGTAGCTGTTGTTTGCATGCAGCGTCGCCAGCACCAGGTGGCCCGACTGGGCATAGGCCAGGGCGGCGGCCATGGTTTCCTTGTCGCGGATTTCGCCGATCAGGATGCAGTCCGGCGCCTGGCGCATGGAGTTGCGCAGGGCGGTGTAGAAGTCCTTGGCGTCGCTGCCGATCTCGCGCTGGTTGACGATGGACTTGCGGTTCTTGAACAGATACTCGATCGGGTCTTCCAGTGTCAGGATATGGCCGGAGCGCAGCTCGTTGCGGTGATCGAGCATGGCGGCGATGGTGGTCGATTTGCCGGAGCCGGTGGAGCCGACCAGCAGCAGCAGGCCGCGCTTCTCCATGATGAGTTCAGCCAGCACGGGCGGCAGGCCGAGTTCTCCCAGCACGGGAATATTCGCGGGTACAAAGCGGAACACGGCGGAAATGCTGCCGCGCTGGCGGAAGGCGGAGAGGCGGAAGCGGCCCAGGTTTGGCACCGAGACGCCCATATTCAGTTCGTTCTCGCGCGCCAGTTCGTCCATCTGCTCGGGTGAGCAGATTTCGGCCAGCAGGGCGTGGATATTGTCCGGCTCCAGCTTCTGCTGGTTGATCGGAATCAGATTGCCGTTGATCTTGATGTGGACCGGTGAATTCACCGCGAAGAACATATCCGACGCGTTCTTCTCCTTCATCAGCTGGAACAAGCGATCCATCGCCATGGCACCCTCCGCAAAGAAAAACCGGGAGCGCCTGGCTCCCGGTTAGTAAGGCATTAAACGCCGCGCAGCAGTTCGTTGATGCCGGTTTTGGCGCGGGTCTGCGCATCCACGCGTTTGACGATCACGGCGCAGTACAGGCTGTACTTGCCGTCTTCCGAAGGCAGGGAGCCGGACACCACGACGGAACCGGAAGGCACGCGGCCATAGGTGATTTCGCCGGTGGCGCGGTCGTAGATCTTGGTCGACTGGCCGATGTACACGCCCATCGAGATCACCGAGTTCTCTTCCACGATCACGCCTTCCACGATCTCGGAACGGGCGCCGATGAAGCAGTTGTCTTCGATGATGGTCGGATTGGCCTGCATCGGCTCCAGCACGCCGCCGATGCCCACGCCGCCGGACAGGTGGACGTTTTTGCCGATCTGGGCGCAGGAACCGACGGTGGCCCAGGTGTCGACCATCGCGCCTTCATCGACGTAGGCGCCGATGTTGACGTAGGAAGGCATGAGTACCACGTTCTTGCCGATGAAGGAGCCGCGGCGGGCAACGGCCGGTGGCACCACGCGGAAGCCGCCCTTGGCGAAATCGTCGGCGCTGTAGTTGGCGAACTTGGTCGGCACCTTGTCGTAGAACTGCATGGTGCCGTCCGATGGCAGCACCACATTGTTCTCCAGGCGGAAGGACAGCAGCACGGCCTTCTTGACCCACTGGTTCACCACCCAGGCGCCGCTGTCTTTCTGCGCCACGCGCAGGCTGCCGTTGTCCAGGCCGGCCAGCACGTGGTTGACGGCGTCGCGCAGTTCGGCGCTGCCGTTGGATGGGTTAATTTCGGCGCGGTTGTCCCAGGCCTGTTCGATGATTTGCTGAAGTTGTTGGCTCATGATGATGTTTACTTGGTCAGGGTGTTACAGAATTGGACAATGCGCTGTGCTGCTTCCAGGCCTTCGCCGGTTTCGGCCACCAGGGCCATGCGGATGCGGTTTTGGCCGGGATTGACGCCATGCGCCTCGCGCGCCAGGAAGCTGCCCGGCAGGACAGTTACATTATATTCGGCGTACAGGCGGCGCGCGAACTCCGTGTCCGACAGGCCGGTGCGGCTGACATCGGCCCACAGATAGAAGCCCGCGTCGGGCAGCGCCACGTCCAGCACCTGCTGGATCAGCGGGGTGACGGCGGCGAACTTGGCGCGGTATTGTTCGCGGTTGGATTCGACATGGGTTTCGTCGTTCCAGGCCGCGATCGACGCAGCCTGCACCGGCAGGCTCATGGCGCTGCCGTGGTAGGTGCGGTACAACAGGAATTTTTTCAGTACTTCAGCGTCGCCCGCCACGAAGCCTGAGCGCATGCCCGGCACGTTCGAGCGCTTGGACAGGCTGGAAAACACCACCAGGCGCGCATACGGACGCTCCACCGTGGACAGGCCAAGGATATGGGCCGCCTGCAGGGCGCCCAGCGGCGGCTCCTCGCCGTGGTAGATCTCGGAATAGCACTCGTCGGAGGCGATGATGAAGCCATGGCGCTCGGACAGGGCGAACAGGTTCTCCCAGTCGGTCAGAGTCAGCACCGCGCCGGCCGGATTGCCGGGCGAGCACAGATACAGCAGCTGCACGCGCTCCCACACCGAGGCCGGCACGCTGTCGTAATCGCAGGCGAAGTTGCGCGCCGGGTCGGAATTGACGAAATACGGCTCGGCGCCGGCCAGATAAGCCGCGCCCTCGTAAATCTGATAGAAGGGGTTGGGGCTCACGACGACCGATTGCGCGGCCGGATCGATCACCGCCTGCGCCAGCGAGAACAGCGCCTCGCGCGAACCGTTCACCGGCAGCACCTGGGTGGCGGGATTCAGCGGCGGAATGCCGTAGCGGCGCTCCAGCCAGCCGGCGATGGCGCCGCGCAGGGCTTCCGTGCCCAGCGTGGTCGGATAATTTGCCAGACCGGCAAGGTTGTCATCCAGCGCTTGCTGGATGAAGGGCGGGGTAGGGTGTTTCGGCTCGCCCATGCCCAGGCTGATCGGGCTATATGCCGCATTCGGCGTGACGCCGGCAAACAGCTGGCGCAGTTTTTCGAACGGGTAGGTTTGCAGCTTGTCGAGATGTGGGTTCACGGGCGTTGGACGGTGATTTTTTGAGTCGGAACCAATGATTATAGCGTCTGCGCGCAACTGGGGCCGCGCATGCCATAATCGCAAGAATATCCATTTAAGAACAAGACCATGCAGGCAGTCCACGAAACAAATGAATCCATCCGCGATGCCGCCGTGACCGGCCAGGTCGGCCGCGCGCGCTTATTGACAGGGCTGGTGCAGGGCGGCCTGCTGTATTGGCTTTACCGCGCTTCGCGTGATACAGCCTGGCCGGCCACCGATCCTTTCATGTTTTATCCGCTGCTGATGCTGTCCCTGCTGGTGCCGGTGCTGCTGGTATCGAGCCTGGGACATTTGAACGGCCGCCAGCTGTTGCGCTGGCTCGGCGCGGTGGTGCTGGTGATCGTCGCTTGCAGCCTGCATGACGCATGGCGGCGCGCCGAGTGGCGGCCGCATGCCGAGCTCTTCCCGTCCTTTTACCTGTTTGCGTTCTGCGTTTGCTTCCTCTACATCGCGCATTCCCTGGTGCTGGCCGGGGTGCGCGACGGGCGCCGCCTGGCGCAGTACGAGACGTATTTCGAGTCGGCCTGGAAGCTCTTCCTGCAACTGGCGTTTTCCGCCTTCTTTGTGGGCACGATGTGGGCGGTTCTGTTCCTCGGCAGCGCCTTGTTTGACCTGATCAAGCTGCGCTTCATGCGCGATCTGCTGGGCAAGTCCTGGTTCGTGGTGCCGGTGATCTGTTTCGCCTTTTCCTGCGCCATGCACGTGACCGACGTGCGGCCCGCCATCGTGCGCGGCATCCGCACGCTCTTGCTGGTGCTGCTGTCCTGGATACTGCCGATTGCCACGCTGCTGGTGGCAGGCTTCCTGGGCGGCCTGCTGTTCACTGGGCTGGAGCCGCTGTGGCAGACGCGCCGCGCCACCTCCGTGCTGCTGGGCGCCACGGCCATGCTGGTGGTGCTGATCAACGCCGCCTTCCAGCACGGCGGCATGGAACAGGGCGTGGCGCGCATGGTGCGCTTCAGCGCCCGCATCGCGGCCTGCCTGCTGCTGCCGCTGGTGGCTATCGGCATTTATGCGCTCGGCCTGCGCGTGGCTGGCCGTGGCTGGAGCACGGATCGCGTCATCGCCGCCGCCTGCCTGCTGGTGGCGGCCTGCTACGCCTTCGGTTATTTGTATGCGGCCTTGCGCAAGGGACCATGGCTGCAGGCGCTGGCCCAGGTGAATGTGGCGGCGGCGCTGCTGGTGCTGGCCGTGCTGCTGGCCCTGTATACCCCATTGCTCGATCCCGCCCGTATTTCGGTGAATAACCAGGTGGAGCGGCTGAAGCAGGGCCGCGTCACGCCCGAGCATTTCGATTTTGGCTTCCTGCGCTTCGAGGGCCAGCGCTATGGGCGCGACGCCTTGCAGGAACTGAGCGGCTACAGCCAGGGTGCGCATGCGCCCAGAATACGCGAGCTGGCCGCCATCGCGGCCAAGGCCACGATCCGCAGCAGCTACGTTGAGACCGAGGCCAGGTCGATCGGCGAGAATCTGACCATCTGGCCCAAAGGCGCCAAGCTGCCGGCCAGCTTCCCGCTCAGCGGCTGGAATCTGGTGCGTCCCGACTACGGCCTGCCGCGCTGCCTGCATGAGAAGGGCTTTGACTGCGACGCCTTCGTGCTGGACATGACCGGCGACGACAAGCCGGATGTGCTGCTGATCAGCAGCAGTGGATCGCACGGAGCGGCGCTGATGAGTGAGGTCGGGGGCAAATGGCAGATGCTGGGCCGCCTGCCGTATGACGTGGCGGGCTGCGACACGCTGCTGCAGAAGATGCGGGCCGGCAGCTATCGCGCGATTGTGCCGAAAATGCGCGATCTGGAAGTGGATGGCCAGCGCATTGAACTGGAGGTCGGTGAGTACACGCCCTCCCAAGCCTGCACCGGCGCCGGAAAATAGGCCGCGCGGAAGCTCCACGTTCACTGCCGCCATGCCGCGAAATGCCGGTATAGTGGCAGTTCATTCCGGGAGGAGGTGAACCATGCAAGCACAACCCCTGATCGCCGTGCGCGACGTGCCAGCCGCCAGCCGCTGGTATCAGCAAGTGCTGGGCTGCCAGAGCGGCCATGGCGGCAACGATTACGAGCAGCTCATCCATGGCGGACGCATGATCCTGCAGCTGCACCGCTGGGAGGCGCACGGTCATGCGCATATGGGTAATCCCGACGTGCGGCCCTACGGCAATGGCGTACTGCTGTGGTTTTATAGCGAGGATTTCGATGATGCCGTGGAGCGCGCAGCCGCCATCCCGGCCAC
Encoded here:
- a CDS encoding ArsC family reductase; the protein is MITLYGIPNCDTVKKARVWLADQQQDFVFHDFKKQGLTSATVDAWLQHLSWDILVNKKGTTWRGLPDERKAAVTDAASAAALMLEFPSVIKRPVLQNAETCHVGFSDAQYRQIFKL
- a CDS encoding PilT/PilU family type 4a pilus ATPase, with protein sequence MAMDRLFQLMKEKNASDMFFAVNSPVHIKINGNLIPINQQKLEPDNIHALLAEICSPEQMDELARENELNMGVSVPNLGRFRLSAFRQRGSISAVFRFVPANIPVLGELGLPPVLAELIMEKRGLLLLVGSTGSGKSTTIAAMLDHRNELRSGHILTLEDPIEYLFKNRKSIVNQREIGSDAKDFYTALRNSMRQAPDCILIGEIRDKETMAAALAYAQSGHLVLATLHANNSYNALNRIISFYPIENRAALLQDLSSTVKAIVSQRLLRSAQGGTRTPAVEVMVNTRYISELIEKGDISQIKEALEKSLSPGSQSFEQALYALVQEGAITQEEALANADSATNLLWLLNNGPDAKPANEPEHKAPAAETSFTEFTLDS
- the dapD gene encoding 2,3,4,5-tetrahydropyridine-2,6-dicarboxylate N-succinyltransferase — protein: MSQQLQQIIEQAWDNRAEINPSNGSAELRDAVNHVLAGLDNGSLRVAQKDSGAWVVNQWVKKAVLLSFRLENNVVLPSDGTMQFYDKVPTKFANYSADDFAKGGFRVVPPAVARRGSFIGKNVVLMPSYVNIGAYVDEGAMVDTWATVGSCAQIGKNVHLSGGVGIGGVLEPMQANPTIIEDNCFIGARSEIVEGVIVEENSVISMGVYIGQSTKIYDRATGEITYGRVPSGSVVVSGSLPSEDGKYSLYCAVIVKRVDAQTRAKTGINELLRGV
- the dapC gene encoding succinyldiaminopimelate transaminase, producing the protein MNPHLDKLQTYPFEKLRQLFAGVTPNAAYSPISLGMGEPKHPTPPFIQQALDDNLAGLANYPTTLGTEALRGAIAGWLERRYGIPPLNPATQVLPVNGSREALFSLAQAVIDPAAQSVVVSPNPFYQIYEGAAYLAGAEPYFVNSDPARNFACDYDSVPASVWERVQLLYLCSPGNPAGAVLTLTDWENLFALSERHGFIIASDECYSEIYHGEEPPLGALQAAHILGLSTVERPYARLVVFSSLSKRSNVPGMRSGFVAGDAEVLKKFLLYRTYHGSAMSLPVQAASIAAWNDETHVESNREQYRAKFAAVTPLIQQVLDVALPDAGFYLWADVSRTGLSDTEFARRLYAEYNVTVLPGSFLAREAHGVNPGQNRIRMALVAETGEGLEAAQRIVQFCNTLTK
- a CDS encoding DUF4153 domain-containing protein, whose protein sequence is MQAVHETNESIRDAAVTGQVGRARLLTGLVQGGLLYWLYRASRDTAWPATDPFMFYPLLMLSLLVPVLLVSSLGHLNGRQLLRWLGAVVLVIVACSLHDAWRRAEWRPHAELFPSFYLFAFCVCFLYIAHSLVLAGVRDGRRLAQYETYFESAWKLFLQLAFSAFFVGTMWAVLFLGSALFDLIKLRFMRDLLGKSWFVVPVICFAFSCAMHVTDVRPAIVRGIRTLLLVLLSWILPIATLLVAGFLGGLLFTGLEPLWQTRRATSVLLGATAMLVVLINAAFQHGGMEQGVARMVRFSARIAACLLLPLVAIGIYALGLRVAGRGWSTDRVIAAACLLVAACYAFGYLYAALRKGPWLQALAQVNVAAALLVLAVLLALYTPLLDPARISVNNQVERLKQGRVTPEHFDFGFLRFEGQRYGRDALQELSGYSQGAHAPRIRELAAIAAKATIRSSYVETEARSIGENLTIWPKGAKLPASFPLSGWNLVRPDYGLPRCLHEKGFDCDAFVLDMTGDDKPDVLLISSSGSHGAALMSEVGGKWQMLGRLPYDVAGCDTLLQKMRAGSYRAIVPKMRDLEVDGQRIELEVGEYTPSQACTGAGK
- a CDS encoding VOC family protein, with amino-acid sequence MQAQPLIAVRDVPAASRWYQQVLGCQSGHGGNDYEQLIHGGRMILQLHRWEAHGHAHMGNPDVRPYGNGVLLWFYSEDFDDAVERAAAIPATVLEGPKENTNASHREIWLRDLDGYVVVIAGPYGDMGM